One Coleofasciculus sp. FACHB-T130 genomic window carries:
- a CDS encoding class I SAM-dependent methyltransferase: MEALSLPQLPLSQPEKSPWQKLIAHSRDRDLAVVQYHYDVGNDFYRLWLDPLLVYSCAYFEHPQMSLQEAQQAKLDLICRKLQLKPGEYLLDIGCGWGALLRWAVTHYGVKGYGITLSKEQLAFNQQAIAKEDLDTQLKVELLDYRNLPQTPTFDKIVSVGMVEHVGIKNYPIYFQSALSTLKPGGLFLNHGITASEKWDGSSLNERFVQRYIFPDGELSRLSDSLAVAEETGWEIVDVDAWRMHYAKTMRCWAANLDAVMEKAIALSSERKVRLWRLYLIGFALAFEQNHMGLYQVLLRRRADKAWKLPFTRKDWLY; this comes from the coding sequence ATGGAAGCACTGAGTCTACCCCAATTGCCTTTATCGCAGCCAGAGAAATCACCTTGGCAGAAATTGATCGCTCATAGTCGCGATCGCGACTTGGCAGTTGTTCAATATCACTATGATGTCGGCAATGATTTTTACCGTCTTTGGCTCGATCCTTTACTCGTCTATTCTTGTGCCTATTTTGAACATCCTCAGATGAGCCTGCAAGAAGCTCAGCAGGCAAAGCTTGATTTGATCTGCCGTAAACTCCAATTAAAACCCGGTGAATATTTATTAGATATTGGCTGTGGCTGGGGAGCTTTGCTACGCTGGGCTGTAACTCATTACGGAGTGAAGGGATATGGTATTACTCTGAGTAAAGAGCAGCTGGCTTTTAACCAACAAGCGATCGCCAAAGAAGATTTGGACACCCAGCTAAAAGTCGAGCTTCTCGACTATCGCAACTTACCCCAAACGCCAACCTTTGACAAAATTGTTTCAGTTGGGATGGTTGAACACGTAGGAATTAAAAACTACCCCATTTATTTTCAGAGTGCCTTATCTACCTTGAAGCCTGGGGGTTTGTTTCTCAATCACGGCATCACCGCCTCAGAAAAATGGGACGGTTCCAGCCTCAACGAGCGCTTTGTTCAACGTTATATCTTCCCAGACGGAGAGCTGTCCAGGTTGTCCGATTCTTTAGCTGTCGCTGAAGAGACGGGATGGGAGATTGTCGATGTTGATGCTTGGCGGATGCATTACGCCAAAACAATGCGCTGTTGGGCAGCTAATTTGGATGCAGTGATGGAGAAAGCGATCGCCCTCAGCAGTGAACGTAAAGTACGATTATGGCGGCTCTATCTCATCGGTTTCGCTCTTGCCTTTGAACAGAACCACATGGGGCTTTATCAAGTCCTATTGCGGCGACGAGCAGATAAAGCGTGGAAATTGCCGTTTACCCGTAAAGATTGGTTATATTAA
- the kaiC gene encoding circadian clock protein KaiC yields the protein MSKTNPIEPQAELAPVGVQKIRTMIEGFDDISHGGLPLGRTTLFSGTSGTGKTLFAVQFLYHGIAYFDEPGVFVTFEESPTDIIKNASSFGWDLQRLIDEGKLFILDASPDPEGQEVVGNFDLSALIERIQYAIRKYKAKRVSIDSVTAVFQQYDAASVVRREIFRLVARLKQIGVTTVMTTERLEEYGPVARFGVEEFVSDNVAIVRNVLEGERRRRTIEILKLRGTTHMKGEYPFTMTNNGINIFPLGAMRLTQRSSNVRVSSGVKTLDEMCGGGFFKDSIILTTGATGTGKTLLVSKFLQVACTNNERAILFAYEESRAQLSRNAYSWGIDFEEMEQKGLLRILCTYPESAGLEDHLQMIKSEIAEFKPSRIAIDSLSALARGVSNNAFRQFVIGVTGYAKQEEITGFFTNTTDHFMGSHSITDSHISTITDTILMLQYVEIRGEMSRAINVFKMRGSWHEKGIREYTISDAGAEIKDSFRNYERIISGSPTRIAVDEKSELSRIVRGMRENTDDTEI from the coding sequence ATGAGTAAAACTAATCCGATTGAGCCACAAGCCGAATTGGCTCCGGTGGGAGTACAAAAAATCCGGACGATGATTGAAGGCTTCGATGATATTAGTCATGGAGGCTTACCTTTAGGGAGAACTACCTTATTCAGTGGTACTTCTGGAACTGGCAAGACATTATTTGCCGTTCAATTTCTTTATCATGGAATTGCCTATTTTGATGAGCCTGGGGTATTTGTTACCTTTGAAGAATCTCCTACCGATATCATCAAAAATGCCTCCAGTTTTGGTTGGGATCTGCAACGCTTAATTGATGAAGGAAAGTTATTTATTCTGGATGCTTCACCCGATCCGGAAGGGCAGGAAGTCGTCGGGAACTTTGACCTTTCCGCCCTAATTGAGCGGATTCAGTACGCCATTCGTAAATACAAAGCCAAGCGGGTTTCTATCGATTCTGTCACCGCTGTTTTTCAGCAATATGATGCTGCTTCTGTGGTACGAAGAGAAATTTTTCGCTTAGTAGCTCGCCTCAAACAAATTGGCGTCACTACGGTGATGACGACGGAACGGCTCGAAGAATATGGCCCGGTGGCGCGGTTCGGAGTAGAAGAGTTTGTTTCCGATAACGTGGCAATTGTCCGCAACGTTTTGGAAGGAGAACGCCGTCGTCGCACGATTGAAATTCTTAAACTTCGTGGCACCACTCACATGAAAGGGGAATACCCTTTCACCATGACCAATAATGGCATCAATATTTTCCCGCTAGGAGCGATGCGGCTCACCCAGCGTTCTTCTAATGTCCGGGTGTCTTCGGGTGTTAAAACCCTTGACGAAATGTGTGGAGGTGGATTTTTTAAAGATTCTATCATTCTGACAACGGGTGCCACGGGTACTGGCAAAACGCTTTTAGTCAGCAAATTTTTGCAAGTTGCCTGTACGAACAACGAACGTGCCATTTTGTTTGCCTACGAAGAATCTCGTGCCCAACTGTCTCGCAACGCCTACTCTTGGGGCATTGATTTTGAGGAGATGGAACAAAAAGGATTGCTGAGAATCCTTTGCACCTATCCAGAGTCGGCTGGGTTAGAAGACCACTTGCAGATGATTAAGTCGGAAATTGCTGAATTCAAGCCGTCTCGCATTGCCATTGATTCGCTTTCGGCATTAGCTCGAGGCGTCAGCAACAACGCCTTCCGGCAGTTTGTGATTGGGGTTACAGGTTATGCCAAGCAAGAGGAAATCACTGGCTTTTTTACCAATACCACAGACCACTTTATGGGTTCCCACTCGATTACGGATTCCCATATTTCCACCATTACAGACACGATTTTGATGCTGCAATATGTGGAAATTCGCGGTGAAATGTCCCGCGCTATCAATGTCTTTAAAATGCGGGGTTCGTGGCATGAAAAAGGCATCCGCGAGTACACGATTAGTGATGCAGGAGCTGAAATTAAGGATTCGTTCCGGAATTACGAACGAATTATCAGTGGTTCTCCTACTCGGATTGCGGTTGATGAAAAGAGCGAACTCTCCCGAATTGTCAGAGGGATGAGGGAAAACACTGACGATACAGAAATCTAA
- a CDS encoding class I SAM-dependent methyltransferase codes for MPTLKKSQLQLNNFQLLNEIFFPKNYEADSRLNLKQIWEKASLQWEQTTPSQKTPKEIWENIPTGKHFDSILDLGCGYGRHAAYLSKQKKITCNQYYGIDISENMLRRMLTFHKAYNLFSSSDFSLICMPMGQLPFEDNSIEFVISSSVFLHLEKQQLSKNLAEIARVIKPGGVFIFEDLFYNRYCPANILDNVLRKVRKSGLNLADLKQYSLREINWLLKNSQLSQKCPQYMIKPHKSALLPEQLRGVDISASPDIEREVNPSKFLKGILASGYCVYSKG; via the coding sequence ATGCCGACCTTAAAAAAATCTCAACTTCAGTTAAACAATTTTCAACTGCTCAATGAGATATTTTTCCCGAAAAACTATGAAGCTGATTCCAGATTGAATCTGAAGCAAATCTGGGAGAAAGCTTCACTGCAATGGGAACAAACTACCCCTTCTCAAAAAACTCCTAAAGAAATTTGGGAGAATATTCCGACAGGCAAACATTTTGATTCGATTTTGGATCTGGGTTGTGGATATGGCAGACATGCTGCCTATCTTTCAAAACAAAAAAAAATTACCTGCAATCAGTATTACGGAATAGATATTTCCGAAAATATGCTGCGTCGGATGTTGACCTTTCATAAGGCATACAATTTATTCTCTTCATCGGATTTTTCTTTGATTTGTATGCCAATGGGTCAGTTGCCCTTTGAGGACAATTCAATAGAATTTGTAATCTCAAGTAGTGTTTTTCTTCACCTAGAAAAACAACAACTCAGCAAGAACCTGGCAGAAATTGCTCGTGTCATCAAGCCAGGGGGAGTCTTTATTTTTGAGGATTTATTTTACAACCGATACTGTCCGGCAAATATTCTGGATAACGTTTTGAGGAAAGTCAGGAAATCCGGACTCAATTTAGCCGATTTAAAGCAATACTCGTTGCGGGAAATCAACTGGCTGCTGAAAAATTCCCAACTCTCGCAAAAATGCCCCCAATACATGATAAAACCCCATAAATCTGCCCTGCTACCAGAACAACTGAGGGGAGTTGATATTTCTGCTTCGCCAGATATTGAGCGGGAAGTGAATCCTTCCAAATTTTTAAAAGGGATTTTGGCGAGTGGTTATTGCGTTTACTCGAAAGGTTAA
- a CDS encoding ATP-binding protein — MLKIPGYTITSKIYEGTKTVVYRGYRHHDEQPVIVKSLWQEYPALTEIAKLKHQYEIAYNLPIPGIVKPLELEKYNQYWFLILEDFGGDSLQNFLLKNKINLKRNIQIVINVSETISQLHQNNIIHKDIKPQNILINPETGLVKITDFSIASRLSRENQMIGNPNLLEGTLAYISPEQTGRMNRSIDYRTDFYSLGVTFYEMLTGRVPFQSNDPMELVHCHIASLPIPPNHLNPNIPPAVSDIVMKLLSKNAEDRYQSAFGLKADLETCLTHLESTGKISDFPLGRHDISDKFQIPQKLYGRDSEIASLMAAFERVSLGSTEMMLVSGFSGIGKSALVNEIHKPIVRQRGYFISGKFDQFKRNIPYASLIQAFQELVRQILTETQEKIDFWKTQLLESLGCNGQVIIDVIPEVELIIGKQPPVPELAPTEAQNRLNLVFQKFLSVFTTKDHPLVLFLDDLQWADSASLKLIYLLMTDPDSKYLLMIGAYRNNEVSATHPLMLTLDELKKSDIAVNNISLNSLVINNVNSLIADTFKSESTKTNSLAKLVFNKTNGNPFFLTQFLKSLYEENLFNFNLKQGCWQWDLKKIRGMQITDNVVELMVIKVKKLSESTQKSLKLAACIGNEFNLKVLSIVNEKSQVETSVELREALKEGLILPIGNAYKYVQDYTEDTLNVSLNNDLAVAYKFLHDRVQQAVYSLIPETDKQQVHLKVGQLLLKNTDREELEDKIFDIVNQLNCGKDIITNQKERYELANLNLTAGKKAKLSTAFEPALKYITAGMELLSEKDWEFQHPLILSLYKERAECEYLNGNIDKCEKFFEIILNKATSNLEKASVYIMKIIIYTTNLMKTKEAIEIGKAGLRLFGISLPDGEKELRKLIESETQKVKANLAGREVKDLIDAPDMTDLEKVAATKILINMTPPARFIGKHIFDSIMLKMVNISLKYGNSNVTSFAYMSYGWTLAGRDEFESAYQYGELALKVNEKFNNITFKCKLNMIFGSYISHWKNHLRTECEGYLKNGFQNGIEIGDFQWATYSAYYRAVKLTFKGDNLDEVYQEAQRYLEFTSKKKIRSFIDMFLVIQKFALSLKGETEQKTSFNDNNFKEEEHWDELKKVPALYVTYCILKAQLLYLYEEYDDAMKAIAEGETLISIPFATIMIPEHYFYSTLIQTAFYPTLLEAEKEQAMKNILINLEKMRKWSEACPDNFLHKYLLMSAEIARITGKEGEALDLYEKSINSARENDYIQNEAIANELAAKFFLGKGYTVLAKAHILEAHYGYLKWGAIAKVNDVEEKYPQFFSGVSVTGKAGSLSNIISSSTGSDSGLLDVTTVVKASQTLASEIVLDKLLEKLMKIVIENAGAQKGFLILEESGNLAIAAEGEVDRAEVTVLQFIPVESSQKVSPAIVNYVKRTKNNLVLNDATNQGLFKSDSYVLQYQPKSILCLPIIKQTHLIGLLYLENNLTTNAFTPDRLKVLEMLSSQIAISLENAKLYDEMTALNADLKQEIDERKQAENRLRESEERFRLIAETTPVPLLISRVSDSQILYANMACSSTLGLSTQELIDRQAQEFHYDPEARKELLKILAKNGYVRNYEFQAKKVDGTPFWINLSIQPIAFNGEQAMLSGFQDITERKRMEELKDEFLANTSHELRTPLNGIIGITESLIDGVTGHLPEKTIYNLSMVVSSAHRLSNLINDILDFSKLKHGNLPLKIKPVGMREITNVVLTLSQPLIGKKSLQLLNKISPNTPSVNADEDRVQQILYNLVGNAIKFTDSGVVEVSASVVEEEQKEDSSNAEYLPYLAITVADTGIGIPPEKFGKIFESFEQADGSTARIYGGTGLGLAITKKLVELHNGEICVESQMGVGSQFTFTLPLSKEVKVEELKVEERFKFKELKPRLGNLQPAKQQFATQSGDIKILIVDDEPVNVQVLVNYLSEQNYSLTQAFNGIEALAAIAQGLRPDIILLDVMMPRMTGYEVCKKIREQYSLNELPILMLTAKNQVSDLVEGFKSGANDYLIKPISKNELLARINLHLQLSNLEALRQAEAREREKAQQLELTLSALQRTQAQLIQAEKMSSIGQLVAGVAHEINNPVNFIYGNLAPTNDYARDLLNLIQMYEQFYPNPVPEIQREMETIELEYLKEDFPKILSSMQVGAERIQSIVLSLRNFSRLDEAEMKPVDIHSGIESTLLILQHRLKPQKKRLGIEVVKEFARLPKVACYAGQLNQVFMNILSNAIDALEEVCGLSFAGHDHEQSTMNHEQSPTIWIRTSVVEEDRVAIRIGNNGPSMTEEVQKKIFDPFFTTKPVGAGTGLGLSISYSIVVERHGGQIRCISSPLQGVEFIIEIPIQQQKKG, encoded by the coding sequence ATGCTAAAAATTCCAGGTTATACAATCACATCAAAAATTTACGAGGGAACAAAAACCGTTGTTTATCGAGGATATCGCCATCATGATGAGCAACCTGTTATTGTTAAGAGTCTTTGGCAAGAGTATCCAGCTCTCACGGAAATTGCCAAGCTTAAACATCAATATGAAATTGCTTATAACTTACCTATCCCAGGAATTGTTAAACCTTTAGAACTAGAAAAATATAATCAATATTGGTTTTTAATCTTGGAAGATTTTGGAGGAGATTCACTACAAAATTTTCTCTTAAAAAACAAAATTAATTTAAAAAGAAATATTCAAATAGTTATTAATGTTTCAGAAACAATTAGTCAACTCCATCAAAATAACATTATTCATAAGGATATTAAGCCTCAAAATATCCTTATTAATCCGGAAACGGGATTGGTAAAAATTACCGATTTTAGCATTGCCTCGCGTCTGTCCAGAGAAAACCAGATGATTGGCAACCCCAATTTGCTAGAAGGCACCCTTGCATACATATCACCAGAGCAAACGGGGAGAATGAATCGCTCAATTGATTATCGTACCGACTTTTATTCCTTAGGTGTCACCTTTTACGAAATGCTAACTGGAAGGGTGCCTTTTCAATCTAACGATCCGATGGAGTTAGTTCACTGCCATATTGCCAGCCTTCCAATTCCACCCAATCATCTGAATCCAAACATTCCACCAGCGGTGTCTGACATCGTAATGAAATTATTATCTAAAAATGCTGAAGATCGCTATCAAAGTGCCTTTGGACTCAAGGCCGATCTAGAGACTTGTCTAACCCATCTAGAAAGTACAGGGAAAATTAGCGATTTCCCACTCGGTAGACACGATATCTCTGATAAATTTCAAATCCCCCAAAAACTTTATGGTCGAGACTCTGAAATTGCTTCTCTAATGGCAGCTTTTGAAAGAGTCAGCCTTGGCTCGACTGAAATGATGCTAGTTTCAGGATTCTCTGGAATTGGTAAATCAGCTTTAGTTAATGAAATTCATAAACCAATTGTACGGCAAAGAGGCTATTTTATTTCCGGCAAGTTTGACCAATTTAAACGGAATATTCCCTATGCTTCCTTAATTCAAGCTTTTCAAGAATTAGTTCGACAAATTTTAACAGAAACCCAAGAAAAAATAGACTTTTGGAAAACACAACTATTAGAATCTCTAGGTTGCAACGGTCAAGTCATTATTGATGTAATTCCAGAAGTGGAACTCATTATCGGCAAACAGCCACCAGTTCCGGAACTTGCTCCGACAGAAGCCCAAAATCGATTAAATTTAGTTTTTCAAAAGTTTCTCAGTGTTTTTACGACAAAAGACCATCCCCTAGTCTTATTTCTAGATGACTTACAATGGGCCGATTCAGCCTCATTAAAATTAATTTATCTGCTAATGACCGATCCGGATAGTAAATACTTACTCATGATTGGGGCTTACCGAAATAATGAAGTGAGTGCAACTCATCCTTTAATGCTGACATTGGACGAACTGAAAAAGAGCGATATTGCAGTAAATAATATCTCTCTGAACTCTTTGGTTATTAACAATGTTAATTCACTGATTGCCGACACATTTAAATCTGAATCAACAAAAACGAATTCTTTGGCAAAGTTAGTTTTTAATAAAACTAATGGTAATCCCTTCTTTTTAACTCAGTTTTTAAAATCTCTTTATGAAGAAAATTTGTTTAACTTTAACTTAAAACAGGGATGTTGGCAGTGGGATCTGAAAAAAATTCGAGGAATGCAAATCACGGATAATGTAGTTGAGTTAATGGTGATAAAAGTTAAAAAGCTGTCTGAGTCTACTCAGAAATCCCTAAAACTTGCAGCTTGTATTGGCAACGAATTCAATTTAAAAGTTTTATCGATTGTTAATGAAAAGTCTCAGGTAGAAACTTCTGTTGAACTTAGGGAAGCCCTTAAGGAAGGGCTGATTCTACCCATTGGGAATGCATATAAATACGTTCAAGATTATACAGAAGATACTTTAAATGTTTCTCTCAATAATGATTTAGCTGTTGCCTACAAATTTCTGCATGACCGCGTACAGCAGGCAGTTTATTCCTTAATACCAGAAACTGATAAACAACAGGTTCATCTCAAAGTAGGTCAGCTATTACTTAAAAATACAGATCGAGAAGAACTAGAAGATAAAATTTTTGATATAGTTAATCAGCTTAATTGCGGCAAAGATATCATAACTAATCAAAAGGAAAGATATGAACTAGCAAATTTAAATCTAACCGCTGGTAAAAAAGCAAAGCTATCTACAGCTTTTGAACCGGCATTAAAATATATAACTGCTGGAATGGAACTGCTTTCAGAGAAGGACTGGGAATTCCAGCATCCGTTAATATTATCTCTTTATAAAGAACGCGCAGAATGCGAATACCTGAACGGAAATATTGATAAATGTGAAAAGTTTTTTGAAATTATTTTAAATAAAGCCACGTCTAATTTAGAAAAAGCAAGTGTATATATTATGAAAATAATTATATATACAACTAACTTGATGAAAACTAAAGAAGCGATTGAAATCGGTAAAGCAGGATTGAGGTTATTTGGTATCTCTCTCCCCGATGGTGAAAAGGAACTAAGGAAACTAATAGAATCTGAGACCCAAAAGGTTAAAGCTAATCTGGCAGGGAGAGAGGTTAAAGATTTGATTGATGCGCCAGATATGACCGATTTGGAGAAAGTAGCTGCTACCAAAATTCTTATAAATATGACTCCGCCTGCCCGATTTATTGGGAAGCATATATTTGATTCAATAATGTTAAAAATGGTGAATATATCTTTAAAATATGGCAATTCAAATGTTACTTCTTTTGCTTATATGTCCTATGGATGGACTCTGGCAGGAAGAGATGAGTTTGAATCAGCTTATCAATATGGTGAATTAGCCTTAAAAGTGAATGAAAAATTTAATAATATAACTTTCAAATGTAAACTCAACATGATTTTCGGTTCGTATATTAGTCACTGGAAAAATCATTTGAGGACAGAGTGTGAGGGATATCTAAAAAATGGTTTTCAGAACGGAATTGAAATTGGCGATTTTCAATGGGCTACTTATTCAGCTTACTACCGAGCTGTTAAATTAACATTTAAAGGAGATAATTTGGATGAAGTTTATCAAGAAGCGCAAAGATATTTAGAGTTTACCTCTAAAAAGAAAATACGCTCTTTTATTGATATGTTTTTAGTCATCCAAAAGTTTGCTTTAAGTTTAAAAGGAGAAACAGAACAAAAAACAAGTTTTAACGATAATAATTTTAAAGAGGAAGAGCATTGGGATGAATTGAAAAAAGTTCCAGCTCTTTATGTTACTTATTGTATTTTAAAGGCTCAACTACTTTATTTATACGAGGAATATGATGATGCGATGAAAGCGATCGCAGAAGGGGAAACCCTGATCTCGATTCCTTTCGCGACCATCATGATACCGGAACATTATTTTTACTCTACTTTAATTCAAACAGCTTTTTATCCTACTTTGCTGGAAGCAGAGAAAGAGCAGGCAATGAAAAATATATTGATAAATCTGGAAAAGATGAGGAAGTGGTCTGAAGCTTGCCCAGACAACTTTTTGCACAAATATTTACTAATGTCCGCTGAAATAGCGCGAATTACCGGCAAAGAGGGGGAGGCTTTGGATTTATATGAAAAGTCAATTAACTCAGCTAGAGAAAATGATTATATCCAGAACGAAGCGATAGCCAATGAACTAGCGGCAAAGTTCTTTCTCGGTAAAGGATACACTGTGCTGGCAAAAGCCCATATTCTGGAAGCTCACTATGGCTATCTTAAATGGGGCGCGATCGCTAAAGTGAATGATGTGGAAGAAAAATATCCGCAGTTCTTTTCCGGAGTATCTGTAACCGGCAAAGCTGGGAGTCTGAGCAACATAATTTCTTCTAGTACTGGCAGCGATTCGGGATTGTTGGATGTAACGACAGTCGTGAAAGCCAGCCAAACCTTAGCGAGTGAGATCGTTTTAGACAAGTTGTTAGAAAAGTTGATGAAAATTGTGATTGAGAATGCTGGAGCGCAGAAAGGCTTTCTCATTCTGGAAGAATCAGGCAACTTAGCGATCGCTGCTGAGGGAGAAGTTGATCGGGCTGAGGTAACTGTTCTCCAATTTATTCCCGTAGAATCCAGTCAGAAGGTTTCTCCTGCTATTGTCAATTATGTAAAAAGAACGAAGAATAATTTAGTTTTAAACGATGCCACTAACCAAGGCTTATTTAAATCAGATTCTTACGTTTTACAATATCAGCCTAAATCTATATTATGTCTTCCCATTATTAAGCAAACGCATCTAATTGGTCTGCTTTATCTTGAAAACAATCTGACGACTAATGCTTTTACACCTGACCGATTGAAAGTTTTGGAAATGCTGTCTTCTCAAATTGCTATCTCTCTAGAGAATGCCAAACTCTATGATGAGATGACAGCATTAAATGCTGACCTCAAGCAAGAAATTGACGAGCGCAAGCAGGCAGAAAATCGCTTACGCGAAAGCGAAGAGCGATTTCGATTGATTGCCGAAACTACTCCGGTTCCTCTACTGATAAGTCGTGTATCTGACAGCCAAATTCTGTATGCGAATATGGCGTGTAGCTCAACTTTGGGTCTATCCACGCAAGAATTGATAGATCGTCAGGCACAAGAATTTCATTACGATCCTGAGGCTCGAAAAGAGTTGCTGAAGATACTGGCTAAAAATGGGTACGTCCGCAACTACGAATTTCAGGCGAAAAAGGTAGATGGAACGCCATTTTGGATTAATTTATCCATTCAGCCAATCGCATTCAACGGCGAGCAAGCAATGCTGAGTGGATTCCAAGACATTACCGAACGCAAACGGATGGAGGAGTTAAAAGACGAGTTTCTGGCAAATACCTCCCACGAACTCCGCACCCCGCTTAATGGCATCATTGGCATTACCGAATCTTTGATAGATGGTGTAACGGGGCATTTGCCTGAGAAGACAATTTATAATCTATCGATGGTAGTATCGAGCGCTCACCGGCTATCCAATTTGATCAACGATATCCTTGATTTTTCTAAACTGAAACATGGAAATCTACCACTTAAAATCAAGCCGGTGGGAATGAGAGAAATTACCAACGTAGTGCTGACTCTCAGCCAGCCTCTAATTGGTAAGAAATCTTTGCAACTGCTCAATAAAATTTCTCCCAATACACCGTCTGTTAATGCTGATGAAGATCGGGTGCAACAAATTCTCTACAACCTGGTCGGAAATGCTATTAAATTTACTGATTCTGGTGTAGTAGAAGTGTCGGCATCTGTGGTCGAGGAGGAGCAGAAGGAAGATTCTTCTAACGCTGAATATTTACCTTATCTAGCGATTACCGTTGCCGATACGGGAATTGGTATTCCCCCAGAGAAATTTGGCAAAATCTTTGAATCTTTTGAACAAGCTGATGGCTCAACAGCAAGAATTTATGGAGGGACTGGTCTTGGTCTGGCGATTACTAAAAAGCTAGTGGAATTGCACAATGGGGAAATTTGCGTAGAATCTCAAATGGGCGTTGGTTCCCAATTTACGTTTACCCTACCCCTCTCGAAAGAGGTGAAGGTTGAAGAATTGAAGGTTGAAGAAAGGTTTAAGTTTAAAGAATTGAAACCTCGACTTGGAAACCTGCAACCTGCTAAACAGCAATTTGCAACCCAAAGTGGCGACATCAAGATTTTGATAGTGGATGATGAGCCAGTTAACGTGCAGGTGCTGGTCAACTATCTATCGGAGCAAAACTATTCCTTAACTCAAGCCTTTAATGGCATAGAAGCATTGGCAGCGATCGCGCAGGGGTTAAGACCTGACATCATTTTATTGGATGTAATGATGCCGCGCATGACTGGCTATGAAGTTTGCAAGAAAATTCGCGAACAGTATTCGCTGAACGAACTTCCCATTTTGATGTTAACTGCCAAAAATCAAGTATCAGACCTGGTAGAAGGATTTAAGTCTGGTGCCAACGACTATCTCATTAAACCAATCTCGAAAAATGAACTTCTAGCACGCATCAACCTTCATCTTCAGTTATCTAATCTGGAGGCGCTGCGGCAAGCAGAAGCGCGAGAACGAGAGAAAGCACAACAGCTAGAACTCACTTTAAGCGCATTGCAACGCACCCAAGCCCAGCTGATTCAGGCAGAAAAAATGTCTAGTATTGGGCAACTGGTGGCGGGAGTAGCCCATGAAATTAACAACCCAGTCAATTTTATTTACGGCAATCTTGCCCCTACAAATGACTATGCGCGAGACTTGCTCAATCTTATACAGATGTATGAGCAGTTTTACCCCAATCCAGTTCCAGAAATTCAGCGAGAGATGGAGACAATTGAATTGGAATATTTGAAAGAAGACTTCCCAAAAATCTTGTCTTCCATGCAGGTAGGAGCCGAACGTATCCAATCCATTGTGCTGTCATTGAGAAACTTCTCGCGCTTGGATGAAGCAGAAATGAAGCCAGTAGATATTCATTCAGGCATTGAATCTACCTTGTTAATTTTGCAGCATCGGCTCAAACCCCAGAAAAAACGATTGGGGATTGAGGTGGTTAAAGAATTTGCTCGCCTGCCTAAAGTGGCCTGTTATGCAGGTCAGTTGAATCAGGTATTTATGAATATTCTCAGTAATGCAATCGATGCCTTAGAAGAGGTTTGTGGTTTATCGTTCGCGGGTCATGACCATGAACAATCAACCATGAATCATGAACAATCACCTACGATTTGGATTCGCACCTCTGTTGTAGAGGAGGATCGGGTTGCAATCCGGATTGGGAATAATGGGCCTAGCATGACAGAGGAAGTGCAAAAGAAGATATTTGACCCCTTCTTTACGACGAAGCCGGTGGGAGCTGGCACTGGCTTGGGATTGTCTATCAGCTACTCGATTGTGGTGGAACGTCACGGGGGACAGATTCGCTGTATTTCGTCACCCTTACAGGGCGTAGAGTTTATTATAGAGATTCCGATTCAGCAGCAAAAAAAAGGCTGA
- the kaiB gene encoding circadian clock protein KaiB: MSALKKTYVLKLYVAGNTSNSVRALTTLKNILEHEFQGVYALKVIDVLKNPQLAEEDKILATPTLAKVLPPPVRKIIGDLSDREKVLVGLDILYEELAEAEADL; this comes from the coding sequence ATGAGTGCGCTAAAGAAAACTTATGTTCTCAAGCTCTACGTTGCTGGAAATACTAGCAATTCTGTACGAGCTTTGACAACACTCAAAAATATCCTCGAACACGAGTTTCAAGGTGTCTACGCTCTCAAAGTGATCGATGTTCTCAAAAATCCGCAACTGGCAGAGGAAGATAAAATATTAGCCACACCCACCTTAGCAAAAGTATTACCACCTCCAGTCCGCAAAATCATTGGGGATCTTTCAGATCGGGAAAAAGTCTTGGTAGGGCTAGATATTCTCTATGAAGAACTTGCTGAAGCCGAAGCGGATTTATAA